The Antennarius striatus isolate MH-2024 chromosome 20, ASM4005453v1, whole genome shotgun sequence genome includes a region encoding these proteins:
- the ptchd3a gene encoding patched domain-containing protein 3 — protein sequence MSCRRSDCLEKPLSSLFGKLGSLVGSRPLFFFVIPILLTAALGGGFAFLRDREDNDLERQFTPRKGPSKTTRAFVRENFPYNHSMFSEDRLYDIGDFASLIAVSRFDLDVLRDPAFEDVVSLNDEILKIRVQNGTLGFNELCAKANGECVSNILGIFQSDPADVTYPVYKNGSDSVFLGPALGGVIVDANSSIKSAQAIKLFYYLGNKKTTADVSKLWLRGFKEVLSAETDLKNVDVSYYTSKSKQEEIDLHTTDGFPLFLITYACAITFSVISCMRLDNVRNKVWVAVFGVLSSGLAVVSSFGLLLYIGVPFVITVANSPFLILGIGLNNMFIMVSDWQRTHVKDPVGTRMAHVYKEAIMSITITAATDVLKFSIGVTSDFPSVQSFCLYTSTSIVFSYVYTITFFGAFLALNGRREAGNRHWLTCMKIPSDSVDDRVEMYNICCVGGGYDENTGAEKKQPASNFFKDYYGPFLIKPQVKAAVILLYLGYLAASIYGCFHVQQGIDLYDLAADESHVTRFNRKDRQYFSDFGPAVMVIVSEEFPYWDATKRRQLQGCMEDFKRLQFVDDNIYTSWLDSYLSYGRERHLNLDVKEVFLKNLPTFFDLYPFFKQDVNLTGDSIHASRFFIQTIDIANASMEIQMLGGLKTAAEGCHAASLLIFNRKFIFYDQYGVVVKSTIKNVGVIMAVMLVVSLLLIPNPLCSLLVTCSIGSVTAGVTGFMTLWDITLDSISMIVFTVCIGFTVDFAAHVSYVFVSSKKASLNDKAVDALASLGYPILQGASSTILGVSVLSTSEFHTFRTFFKLFFLVMLFGMLHGLTFIPVLLTLFSCSLDKKKDKHLEISKL from the exons AAAGGACCCTCGAAGACGACCAGAGCGTTTGTGAGGGAAAACTTCCCCTACAACCACTCCATGTTTTCAGAAGACAGGTTGTACGACATCGGTGACTTCGCGTCCCTCATCGCCGTGTCCAGATTCGATCTGGACGTCCTGAGGGACCCGGCCTTCGAGGATGTCGTCAGTCTCAACGACGAGATCCTCAAGATCCGCGTGCAGAACGGGACGCTGGGATTTAATGAGCTGTGTGCAAAAGCCAACGGAGAGTGTGTCTCAAACATTCTGGGAATATTCCAGTCTGATCCAGCGGACGTCACCTACCCCGTCTACAAAAACGGGTCCGACTCGGTGTTTCTGGGCCCAGCTCTCGGCGGGGTCATCGTGGACGCCAACAGCTCCATCAAGAGCGCTCAGGCCATAAAACTCTTCTACTACTTAGGTAATAAGAAAACCACAGCCGACGTCTCAAAGCTGTGGCTGAGAGGATTTAAAGAAGTCTTATCAGCGGAGACGGACCTCAAGAACGTTGAT GTGTCTTACTACACCTCCAAATCAAAGCAGGAGGAGATCGACCTTCACACCACAGACGGCTTCCCTCTATTCCTCATCACGTATGCCTGCGCCATCACCTTCTCCGTCATATCCTGCATGAG GCTGGACAATGTGAGGAACAAGGTGTGGGTGGCCGTCTTCGGCGTCCTCTCCTCCGGCCTGGCGGTTGTCTCCTCTTTCGGTTTGCTGCTTTACATCGGCGTGCCGTTCGTCATCACGGTCGCAAACTCTCCTTTCCTAATTCTGG GAATCGGTCTCAACAACATGTTCATCATGGTGTCCGACTGGCAGCGCACTCACGTGAAGGACCCGGTGGGGACGAGGATGGCTCACGTCTACAAAGAAGCCATCATGTCCATCACCATCACCGCCGCGACCGACGTTCTCAAGTTCTCCATCGGCGTCACGTCGGATTTCCCGTCCGTGCAGTCGTTCTGCCTCTACACCAGCACGTCCATCGTCTTCTCCTACGTCTACACCATCACCTTCTTCGGGGCCTTCTTGGCTTTGAACGGTAGACGAGAAGCCGGCAACAGACACTGGTTGACCTGCATGAAAATACCGTCAGACAGTGTCGATGATCGGGTCGAGATGTATAACATCTGCTGTGTGGGAGGCGGCTACGATGAGAACACCGGAGCGGagaaaaaacaaccagccagtAATTTCTTCAAGGATTACTACGGGCCGTTTTTGATCAAACCCCAGGTCAAGGCCGCCGTCATCCTCCTTTACCTGGGTTATCTGGCCGCCAGTATTTACGGATGTTTCCACGTCCAGCAGGGGATCGACCTGTACGATCTGGCGGCCGACGAATCCCACGTCACGAGATTCAACCGGAAAGACAGGCAGTACTTTTCTGACTTCGGTCCAGCTGTGATGGTTATCGTGAGCGAGGAGTTCCCCTACTGGGACGCAACCAAGAGGAGGCAACTCCAAGGATGCATGGAGGACTTCAAGAGGCTGCAGTTTGTAGACGACAACATTTACACGTCCTGGTTGGACTCTTATTTGTCCTACGGACGAGAAAGACATTTGAATCTTGATGTTAAGGAGGTTTTTCTCAAGAATCTACCTACCTTTTTTGATTTGTACCCATTTTTCAAGCAAGACGTGAACCTCACAGGAGATTCCATCCACGCTTCCCGCTTCTTCATCCAGACTATCGACATCGCCAACGCTAGCATGGAAATCCAGATGCTGGGCGGTCTTAAAACCGCGGCTGAAGGATGCCACGCTGCGTCTTTACTGATCTTCAACCGGAAATTCATTTTCTACGACCAGTACGGCGTGGTGGTGAAGAGCACCATCAAGAACGTTGGCGTTATCATGGccgtgatgctggtggtgtCTCTCCTGCTCATCCCGAATCCTCTCTGCTCGCTGTTGGTGACGTGTTCCATCGGCTCGGTGACGGCGGGGGTCACGGGTTTCATGACGCTCTGGGACATCACCCTGGATTCCATATCCATGATCGTTTTCACCGTCTGCATCGGCTTCACCGTCGATTTCGCCGCCCACGTCTCTTACGTTTTCGTCTCCAGCAAGAAAGCGAGTCTCAACGACAAGGCGGTGGATGCCCTAGCCAGCTTGGGCTACCCCATCCTCCAGGGGGCCTCCTCCACCATTTTGGGGGTGTCGGTCTTGTCTACGTCTGAATTTCACACATTTAGGACATTTTTTAAGCTCTTCTTTCTCGTCATGTTGTTCGGGATGCTTCACGGCTTGACTTTCATTCCGGTACTCCTGACGTTGTTCTCGTGTTCTTTggataaaaagaaagacaaacacttaGAAATCAGCAAACTATGA